The following coding sequences are from one Devosia yakushimensis window:
- a CDS encoding heparinase II/III domain-containing protein encodes MDLRRWNVKHVRMTLEGVAGFAPFAREAADVAALRAGLGQAAVANLLERARTDIGAPIPALPAELYLEFQRSGRREGYEDAQRERRNMLYRLTLAEWLEQSGEFVPAVENLLWARLEETNWAWPAHARGLDFPDRPTVDLAAAMTALDLAETDYLLGDKLSPQLRARIRSETNRRTIAPFLKRNDHWWLHTTPAKQVNNWTAVCVAGVVGAACYFETDLDRLAEIIARGLHSLADYLETFDSQGGSSEGPDYWSYGFGNYVVLAHLLKERTGGKIDLLALPMVREIAQFPVRTVLTQGVWASFSDSDSNPNFHPGLLSYLAKNLDLPALTELGMRNDFGVEIFNQFVWPLRQYAWPLPDKAVAFGGTDHDWFADMGWMICRLDPTDPKSLRLAIKGGHNDEMHNQNDVGSLIVVQNGRVVLTDPGRGRYSKAYFGPERYANIMTSSRGHSVPVVNGFEQAEGAERAARVLVHSNGAARDELALEMAAAYPPEAGLNQLQRTIAFDRQAPGGRIALKDSFAFANGGGAFQSVLVTPLAVEIGAGEVRIGGPDGGVKVAFDAGQVEVSTEHHAGVEKQYAPPVDLTRVLFSARGKAGQGEVALDITPI; translated from the coding sequence ATGGACTTGCGGCGCTGGAACGTCAAACATGTTCGCATGACGCTGGAAGGCGTTGCCGGTTTTGCGCCTTTTGCGCGCGAGGCCGCAGACGTCGCGGCCCTTCGTGCAGGGCTGGGGCAGGCGGCGGTGGCCAATCTGCTGGAACGGGCCCGGACCGATATCGGTGCACCCATTCCCGCGCTGCCGGCCGAACTTTATCTCGAATTTCAGCGCAGTGGACGGCGTGAGGGCTATGAGGATGCGCAGCGCGAGCGGCGCAATATGCTCTATCGGCTGACGCTGGCCGAATGGCTGGAGCAAAGCGGGGAATTCGTGCCGGCGGTGGAAAACCTGCTCTGGGCACGGCTGGAGGAAACCAACTGGGCCTGGCCGGCACATGCCAGGGGCCTCGATTTTCCCGATCGGCCCACGGTGGACCTGGCCGCGGCGATGACGGCGCTCGACCTGGCCGAAACCGATTACCTGCTGGGCGATAAGCTCTCGCCGCAATTGCGGGCGCGCATCCGCAGCGAGACGAACCGGCGGACGATTGCCCCGTTTCTGAAGCGCAACGATCATTGGTGGCTGCATACGACGCCGGCCAAGCAGGTCAACAATTGGACCGCGGTGTGCGTGGCCGGCGTGGTTGGGGCGGCATGTTATTTCGAAACCGACCTGGATCGGCTGGCCGAAATCATCGCGCGGGGGCTGCATAGCCTGGCCGATTATCTCGAGACATTCGACAGCCAGGGCGGATCGTCCGAGGGGCCGGATTATTGGTCCTATGGCTTTGGCAATTATGTGGTTTTGGCGCATCTGCTGAAGGAGCGCACCGGCGGCAAGATCGACCTATTGGCGCTGCCCATGGTGCGCGAGATTGCGCAATTCCCGGTGCGCACGGTGTTGACGCAGGGGGTATGGGCGAGTTTTTCGGATTCCGACAGCAATCCGAATTTCCATCCTGGCCTGTTGTCCTATCTGGCCAAAAACCTCGATCTGCCGGCGCTGACCGAACTGGGCATGCGCAATGATTTTGGCGTGGAGATTTTCAACCAGTTCGTCTGGCCGCTGCGCCAATATGCCTGGCCGCTGCCGGACAAGGCGGTGGCTTTTGGTGGCACCGACCATGACTGGTTTGCCGATATGGGGTGGATGATTTGCCGGCTCGATCCCACTGATCCCAAATCGCTGCGGCTGGCCATCAAGGGCGGTCATAACGACGAGATGCACAACCAGAACGATGTCGGCTCGCTGATCGTGGTGCAGAACGGCAGGGTCGTGCTGACAGATCCGGGCCGGGGGCGCTATTCCAAGGCCTATTTCGGGCCTGAGCGCTACGCCAATATCATGACCTCTTCGCGCGGCCATTCGGTGCCGGTGGTCAATGGGTTCGAACAGGCCGAAGGCGCCGAGCGCGCCGCCAGGGTGCTGGTCCATTCTAATGGCGCCGCGCGGGACGAACTGGCGCTGGAAATGGCGGCGGCCTATCCGCCCGAGGCAGGGCTCAATCAATTGCAGCGGACGATTGCGTTCGACCGCCAGGCGCCGGGCGGCAGGATCGCGCTCAAGGACAGTTTTGCCTTTGCCAATGGCGGCGGGGCTTTCCAATCCGTGCTGGTAACGCCGCTGGCCGTTGAAATCGGTGCCGGCGAAGTGCGGATCGGGGGGCCGGATGGCGGCGTCAAGGTCGCGTTCGACGCCGGGCAGGTCGAGGTATCAACCGAACATCATGCCGGGGTGGAAAAGCAATATGCCCCCCCGGTCGATCTCACTCGCGTCCTGTTTTCAGCCAGAGGGAAGGCGGGGCAGGGCGAAGTGGCCCTCGACATCACTCCCATCTGA
- a CDS encoding ABC transporter substrate-binding protein translates to MLAAAAPALAQQQSPVLDALVESGELPPVAERLPANPLVVTPVEGVGTYGGTWRSALRGGLDNAWIARTVAYDGLVRYDREWKQIIPNLAESWEVSADAKTYTFKLREGLKWNNGKPFTTADIAFAVELLKEPSYSVGGFVKNPNNPVDIEVVDDTTFKFVFEKPNGVIMDELASVNGFSIVSLNKEYCSQFYPKYNPDAAEQAKAAGFETWELWMTDRCSWATETIRWANPELPMMNAWKVKEPLTGSATRVTFERNPYYWKVDTEGNQLPYIDNLEMRVSDSVEELTLLALNGEIDFQDRHIATVANQPLFYDGQEAGDYRMGEEIQSSSNTMVIQFNLNHVDPKRRELFQNKDFRIGISHAIDRAEIIDVVFTGQGEPFQVAPRPESPFYNEEYAKQYTEFDPALAAQHLEAAGLIKGGDGMYTFADGSPLVITIDTIASLRPEWPDMLELIQLQLQAAGIKLEINNIDRTLYYEKRPLGDYDAQVWGGDGGLDVVQEPRYYMASGDESVWAYRWAQWFNGSRPEIAEEPAEWAKQQMDLYNQLRGEGDPDKRTELMKQILTLGQENFPVIGVSLPGNTYYIAKNNMRNIPPTLFQAYLFPTPAPYDPFQWYFAAE, encoded by the coding sequence ATGCTTGCGGCAGCCGCCCCGGCGCTGGCCCAACAGCAGTCACCAGTGCTGGACGCGCTGGTGGAAAGCGGCGAGCTGCCGCCCGTCGCCGAACGCCTGCCGGCCAATCCGCTGGTGGTGACACCGGTCGAGGGCGTGGGCACCTATGGCGGCACCTGGCGCTCGGCGCTGCGCGGCGGGCTCGACAATGCCTGGATCGCCCGCACCGTCGCCTATGACGGGCTGGTGCGCTACGACCGCGAGTGGAAGCAGATCATTCCCAACCTGGCGGAAAGCTGGGAAGTCAGCGCTGATGCCAAGACCTATACGTTCAAGCTGCGCGAAGGGCTCAAGTGGAATAACGGCAAGCCGTTTACGACAGCCGATATCGCCTTTGCGGTCGAGTTGCTCAAGGAGCCGAGCTATTCGGTCGGCGGGTTCGTGAAGAACCCCAACAATCCGGTCGACATCGAGGTGGTGGACGACACCACGTTCAAGTTCGTTTTCGAAAAGCCCAATGGCGTGATCATGGACGAGCTGGCCAGCGTCAATGGCTTCTCGATCGTCTCGCTCAACAAGGAATATTGCAGCCAGTTCTATCCCAAATACAATCCGGACGCCGCCGAACAGGCCAAGGCAGCCGGGTTCGAGACCTGGGAATTGTGGATGACGGACCGCTGCAGCTGGGCCACCGAAACCATCCGCTGGGCCAATCCAGAATTGCCGATGATGAATGCCTGGAAGGTCAAGGAGCCGCTGACCGGCAGCGCCACCCGGGTAACCTTCGAGCGCAATCCCTATTACTGGAAGGTTGATACCGAGGGTAACCAGCTTCCCTATATCGACAATCTCGAAATGCGCGTGTCGGACTCGGTGGAAGAGCTGACCCTGTTGGCGCTCAATGGCGAGATCGATTTCCAGGATCGCCATATCGCCACCGTCGCCAACCAGCCCCTGTTCTATGACGGCCAGGAAGCGGGCGATTATCGCATGGGCGAGGAAATCCAGTCCTCCTCCAACACCATGGTCATCCAGTTCAACCTCAATCACGTCGACCCCAAGCGGCGCGAGCTGTTCCAGAACAAGGATTTCCGCATCGGCATTTCCCATGCCATCGACCGGGCCGAGATCATCGACGTGGTCTTTACCGGACAGGGCGAACCCTTCCAGGTGGCCCCGCGGCCGGAATCCCCGTTCTACAACGAGGAGTATGCCAAGCAGTATACCGAGTTCGACCCGGCATTGGCGGCCCAGCATCTTGAGGCTGCCGGGCTGATCAAGGGCGGCGATGGCATGTATACCTTTGCCGACGGCTCACCGCTGGTGATCACCATCGACACCATTGCCTCGCTGCGCCCCGAATGGCCGGACATGCTCGAACTCATCCAACTGCAGTTGCAGGCCGCCGGGATCAAGCTCGAGATCAACAATATCGACCGCACGCTCTATTACGAAAAGCGCCCGCTGGGTGATTATGATGCCCAGGTCTGGGGTGGCGATGGCGGCCTCGATGTGGTGCAAGAGCCGCGCTACTACATGGCTTCGGGCGATGAATCGGTCTGGGCCTATCGTTGGGCGCAGTGGTTCAACGGTTCGCGGCCCGAAATCGCCGAAGAGCCGGCCGAATGGGCCAAGCAGCAGATGGACCTCTACAACCAGCTGCGCGGCGAAGGCGATCCGGACAAGCGGACCGAGCTGATGAAGCAGATCCTGACCCTTGGGCAGGAGAACTTCCCGGTGATCGGCGTCAGCCTGCCCGGCAACACCTACTACATCGCCAAGAACAATATGCGGAACATCCCGCCGACCCTGTTCCAGGCTTACCTGTTCCCGACCCCGGCGCCTTACGATCCCTTCCAGTGGTATTTCGCCGCGGAATAA
- a CDS encoding ABC transporter permease has translation MLRFVTSRLIAMVLTIWAVSFVAFAIIQLPPGDYLTTYMATLAANGDRVDPAAIEALRRQYGFGEPYLVQYWKWVSGIVLRGDFGQSFEWKAPVTTLIWGRLGNSILLEGLAVIVMWLVALPIGIYAAVRKYSLGDYLATIGGFIGLAIPNFFFALILMYLSFVWFGETIGGLFSPGMENARWSLERIWDFASHAWAPILVLSTAGTAELIRILRANLLDELKKPYVTTARAKGLSETRAILKYPVRVALNPLVSTIGWLLPALVSSSVIVSVVLNLPTAGPLLLRSLTSQDMYLAGAIIMLLGILTVIGTLISDLILAWIDPRIRYGSR, from the coding sequence ATGCTGCGTTTCGTGACGAGCCGGCTGATTGCGATGGTCTTGACCATCTGGGCGGTGAGCTTTGTGGCTTTTGCCATCATTCAATTGCCGCCGGGCGATTACCTCACGACCTATATGGCGACGCTCGCGGCCAATGGCGACCGGGTCGACCCTGCTGCCATCGAGGCGTTGCGCCGGCAATATGGGTTCGGCGAACCCTATCTGGTGCAATATTGGAAATGGGTCAGCGGCATCGTGCTGCGTGGCGATTTCGGGCAGAGTTTTGAATGGAAGGCGCCGGTTACCACGCTGATCTGGGGACGGCTGGGCAATTCCATCCTGCTCGAAGGGCTGGCCGTTATCGTGATGTGGCTGGTGGCTTTGCCCATCGGCATCTATGCGGCGGTGCGCAAATATTCGCTGGGCGATTACCTCGCCACCATTGGCGGGTTCATTGGCCTCGCCATTCCCAATTTCTTCTTCGCGCTGATCCTGATGTATCTCAGCTTTGTCTGGTTCGGGGAAACCATTGGCGGGTTGTTCTCGCCGGGCATGGAAAATGCCCGCTGGAGCCTCGAACGCATCTGGGATTTCGCCAGCCATGCCTGGGCACCCATCCTGGTGCTGTCGACGGCGGGCACGGCCGAGCTGATCCGCATCCTGCGCGCCAATCTGCTCGATGAGCTGAAAAAGCCCTATGTGACCACGGCGCGGGCCAAGGGGCTTTCGGAAACCCGGGCCATTCTCAAATATCCCGTGCGCGTGGCGCTCAATCCGCTGGTTTCGACCATTGGCTGGCTGTTGCCGGCGCTGGTGTCGAGCTCGGTGATCGTGTCGGTGGTGCTGAACCTGCCGACGGCCGGCCCGCTGCTGCTGCGCTCGCTCACCAGCCAGGACATGTATCTGGCCGGCGCGATCATCATGCTGCTGGGCATTCTGACGGTGATCGGCACGCTGATTTCCGACCTGATCCTGGCCTGGATCGACCCCCGCATCCGCTATGGGAGCCGATAA
- a CDS encoding ABC transporter permease yields the protein MTDIAEPIVIKKAKRESQFALMWRRFRQHKLALVSLWIILAFYLVALLAEFLAPFDPSQYNPRYTYAPPQGIEFFSTNEDGSWSFGPYVNGYKSEIDPKAMRRTFVIDEETKIPVQFFVPSEPYMLAGVIPMSVKLFGVTEPRAPLYVLGADRLGRDLLSRLIHGTRISLSIGLAGVTLSLFFGIIIGGFSGYYGGWFDGAVMRVIEFIRSMPTIPLWLGLAAALPKDWSALQTYFAITIILSLIGWTELARVVRGRFLSLRTEDFVTAAQLDGASDWRIITRHMVPSFMSHIIAAATLAVPGMILAETALSFLGLGLQAPIVSWGTLLQDAQNIRTLASAPWLLAPGLCVVIVILSLNFFGDGLRDAADPHGR from the coding sequence ATGACCGATATTGCCGAACCCATCGTAATCAAGAAGGCCAAGCGCGAGAGCCAGTTCGCCCTGATGTGGCGGCGGTTCCGCCAGCACAAGCTGGCGCTGGTGAGCCTGTGGATCATCCTGGCCTTTTACCTGGTGGCGCTGCTGGCCGAGTTCCTGGCGCCATTCGATCCGTCGCAATACAATCCGCGCTATACCTATGCGCCGCCCCAGGGGATCGAATTTTTCTCGACCAATGAGGATGGCTCGTGGTCGTTCGGGCCCTATGTGAACGGGTACAAGAGCGAGATCGACCCCAAGGCGATGCGCCGGACCTTCGTTATCGACGAAGAGACCAAGATTCCGGTGCAGTTCTTCGTGCCGTCCGAGCCCTATATGCTGGCGGGCGTCATTCCGATGTCGGTCAAGCTGTTCGGCGTCACCGAGCCACGGGCGCCGCTTTATGTGCTGGGGGCCGACCGGCTGGGCCGCGACCTGCTGAGCCGGCTGATCCATGGTACGCGCATTTCGCTGTCCATTGGCCTGGCGGGCGTGACGCTGAGCCTGTTTTTCGGCATCATTATCGGCGGGTTCTCGGGCTATTATGGCGGCTGGTTCGATGGCGCCGTGATGCGCGTGATCGAGTTCATCCGCTCCATGCCGACGATCCCGCTGTGGCTGGGGCTGGCGGCGGCGCTGCCCAAGGATTGGAGCGCGCTCCAGACCTATTTCGCCATTACCATCATTCTCAGCCTGATAGGCTGGACGGAATTGGCGCGCGTGGTGCGTGGGCGGTTCCTCAGTCTGAGGACCGAGGATTTCGTGACTGCTGCGCAGCTTGATGGGGCCAGCGACTGGCGCATCATCACCCGGCATATGGTGCCCAGTTTCATGAGCCATATCATTGCGGCGGCGACGCTGGCCGTGCCGGGAATGATCCTGGCGGAGACGGCATTGTCCTTCCTCGGACTTGGCCTACAGGCGCCCATCGTCAGCTGGGGCACGCTGCTGCAGGACGCCCAGAATATCCGCACCCTGGCCAGTGCACCGTGGCTTTTGGCGCCCGGGCTCTGCGTGGTGATTGTCATTCTTTCCCTCAATTTCTTCGGAGATGGATTGCGCGATGCTGCAGACCCCCATGGCCGATAA
- a CDS encoding ABC transporter ATP-binding protein gives MADKPLLKIENMSISFSSPDEPDIEAVRQVDLTLTPGKTLCLVGESGCGKSVTARAILRLLDKNAKIGTGRILFDEPGGANVDLAALKPDSPAMRAVRGNHISMIFQEPMSSLSPVHTIGDQIDEMMVIHEGLKPKQARERTVALLDQVGIPGARERADAYPFQLSGGLRQRAMIAMALACTPNLLIADEPTTALDVTTQAQILDLLRQLQADYGMAMLFITHDLGVVAEIADEVAVMYLGDVVEQGSVYDVFSAPQHPYTQALMASIPKMARKAERVRLSPIKGTVPSPKDRPRGCAFTSRCPYAFEPCSTVTPERTAVGANHHARCHLLTRAKTEALA, from the coding sequence ATGGCCGATAAGCCGCTCCTCAAAATCGAGAATATGTCGATCAGCTTCTCCTCGCCGGACGAGCCCGATATCGAAGCCGTGCGCCAGGTGGACCTGACGCTGACGCCGGGCAAGACGCTGTGCCTCGTGGGTGAAAGCGGTTGCGGCAAGTCGGTGACGGCGCGGGCGATTTTGCGCCTGCTCGACAAGAACGCCAAGATCGGCACCGGCCGCATCCTGTTCGACGAGCCGGGTGGCGCCAATGTCGACCTGGCGGCGCTCAAGCCCGACAGCCCCGCCATGCGGGCGGTACGCGGCAATCATATCTCGATGATCTTTCAGGAGCCGATGAGCTCGCTGTCGCCGGTGCATACGATTGGCGACCAGATCGACGAGATGATGGTGATCCATGAAGGGCTCAAACCCAAGCAGGCGCGCGAACGCACTGTGGCCCTGCTCGACCAGGTGGGGATTCCCGGTGCGCGGGAACGGGCGGATGCGTATCCGTTCCAGCTCTCGGGCGGGCTGCGGCAGCGCGCGATGATTGCCATGGCGCTGGCCTGTACACCCAACCTGTTGATCGCCGACGAGCCGACCACGGCGCTGGATGTGACGACGCAGGCGCAGATTTTGGACCTGTTGCGGCAATTGCAGGCCGATTACGGCATGGCCATGCTGTTCATCACCCATGATCTGGGTGTGGTGGCCGAAATCGCCGACGAGGTGGCGGTGATGTATCTGGGCGACGTGGTGGAGCAGGGCAGCGTCTATGACGTGTTCTCGGCGCCCCAGCACCCCTATACGCAGGCGCTGATGGCCTCCATTCCCAAAATGGCGCGCAAGGCCGAGCGCGTGCGGCTCTCGCCCATCAAGGGCACGGTGCCTTCGCCCAAGGACCGGCCCAGGGGCTGTGCCTTTACCAGCCGCTGCCCCTATGCGTTCGAACCCTGTTCCACCGTGACCCCGGAACGGACGGCGGTGGGCGCCAACCATCATGCGCGGTGTCATCTGCTGACCCGGGCCAAGACGGAGGCGCTGGCATGA
- a CDS encoding ABC transporter ATP-binding protein yields MSTLLTVENLSKHYTVKSGIFAPMRQLDALTDINLTVEAGETLAIVGESGCGKTTLGRCIINAQPSSGGRVVYHPKTGGDVELTALNKRQIKPWRQDIRMIFQDPMSSLNPNMRVFDIVAEPLRIHKVCKGRELEERVISTLAKVGISADAVGRYPHAFSGGQRQRIGIARALVLDPKLVIADEAVSALDVSIQAQVLNLLEDLKAEFGLTYIFISHDLGVVNYIADRVVVMYLGHVVENAPTEMLFERPRHPYTEVLLEALPIADPTRRKGRKTEVRGEIPYLGNRPVGCPFHTRCKYAQDRCRTEKPVLRSINGTAQEAACHFAETLELKGAYEDAPVTGTYA; encoded by the coding sequence ATGAGCACGCTTTTGACCGTCGAGAACCTGTCCAAACACTATACCGTCAAATCCGGGATATTCGCCCCGATGCGGCAGCTCGATGCGCTGACCGATATCAATTTGACTGTCGAGGCGGGAGAGACGCTGGCCATTGTGGGCGAGAGCGGGTGCGGCAAGACCACTCTGGGCCGCTGCATCATCAATGCGCAGCCTTCGAGCGGCGGGCGGGTGGTTTATCACCCGAAAACGGGCGGCGATGTCGAGCTGACGGCGCTCAACAAGCGGCAGATCAAGCCCTGGCGGCAGGATATCCGCATGATCTTCCAGGACCCGATGAGCTCGCTCAACCCCAATATGCGGGTGTTCGACATCGTCGCCGAGCCGCTGCGCATCCATAAAGTGTGTAAGGGCCGCGAGCTGGAAGAGCGGGTTATCTCAACGCTGGCCAAGGTGGGCATATCTGCCGATGCCGTGGGGCGCTATCCGCATGCCTTTTCCGGCGGGCAGCGGCAGCGCATCGGCATTGCCCGGGCGCTGGTGCTGGACCCAAAGCTGGTGATTGCCGACGAGGCCGTATCGGCGCTTGATGTTTCGATCCAGGCGCAGGTGCTGAACCTGTTGGAAGACCTCAAGGCCGAATTCGGGCTGACCTATATTTTCATCAGCCACGATCTGGGCGTGGTCAATTACATCGCTGACCGGGTGGTGGTGATGTATCTGGGCCATGTGGTGGAAAATGCGCCCACCGAAATGCTGTTCGAGCGGCCGCGCCATCCCTATACCGAAGTGCTGCTGGAAGCCCTGCCGATTGCCGATCCGACACGGCGCAAGGGGCGCAAGACCGAAGTGCGCGGGGAAATTCCCTATCTGGGCAATCGGCCCGTGGGTTGCCCGTTTCACACCCGCTGCAAATATGCCCAGGACCGCTGCCGCACGGAAAAACCGGTGCTGCGGTCCATCAATGGCACCGCCCAGGAAGCGGCCTGCCACTTTGCCGAAACATTGGAATTGAAGGGCGCTTACGAAGATGCGCCCGTGACCGGGACCTATGCATAG
- a CDS encoding DUF2264 domain-containing protein, with protein MTYDPASANPLFGNPLKTRADVEKGLRDLFNPLLPYFSEGAARVRLDGGAAHFDRAAADLEGFARPLWGLTPLAAGGAEFDHWELYRRGLANGTDPEHPEYWGQVNSTDQRMVELAAIGFTLRLLPHLVWEPLPQKAKDNLAAYLKHARQFDYADNNWKFFRILVDLGLEECGVEFDRSLTEKYLEELDGFYLGDGWYRDGNVRRVDHYIPFAMHFYGLIYSKLARNDDKRVAAYRERAALFAKDIRHWFDEDGGTLAFGRSLTYRFACGGIWGALAFADLEALPWGEIKGQFMRHLRWWSTQPIANRDGVLSVGYGYPNLIMSENYNSAGSPYWALKAFLPLALPADHPFWTAEEAPAVTPSEPVPLKHPGMVVQHTAGNVVALSSGQQNWQMRWGAEKYAKFVYSSRYGFSVESDERAYNGAAFDGMLGLSDDGRHYRVRESNEVAQIAGHTLFAQWKPWADVSVETWLVPQGDWHVRVHRITTPRALHGTEGGFAIGRADLNADKLSEGAGRAVARSQSDVSAIVDLGGQRDGRAQKALPNTNLIVAKTIVPQLRGEIPAGTTVLMTAVLALPAGAAAETSLDKVPAAPDLGVLEALIREEGIEVTAIQVAERF; from the coding sequence ATGACTTACGATCCAGCCTCCGCAAATCCGCTTTTTGGCAATCCGCTCAAGACGCGCGCCGATGTCGAAAAGGGCCTGCGCGACCTGTTCAATCCGCTCCTGCCCTATTTCTCCGAGGGTGCCGCGCGGGTGCGGCTCGATGGTGGCGCTGCCCATTTCGACCGGGCTGCGGCCGATCTCGAAGGCTTTGCGCGGCCGCTTTGGGGGCTGACGCCCCTGGCGGCGGGCGGGGCGGAATTCGACCATTGGGAACTCTATCGCCGTGGCCTGGCCAATGGCACCGATCCCGAGCATCCCGAATATTGGGGGCAGGTCAATTCGACCGACCAGCGCATGGTGGAGCTGGCGGCCATCGGCTTCACGCTGCGCCTCCTGCCGCATCTGGTCTGGGAGCCGCTGCCGCAAAAGGCCAAGGATAACCTCGCCGCCTATCTCAAGCATGCGCGGCAATTCGATTACGCCGACAATAACTGGAAATTCTTCCGCATCCTGGTCGATCTGGGGCTGGAAGAATGCGGGGTCGAATTCGACCGCTCGCTGACCGAGAAATATCTCGAAGAACTCGATGGCTTTTATCTGGGCGATGGCTGGTATCGCGACGGCAATGTGCGGCGCGTGGACCATTACATTCCCTTCGCCATGCATTTTTATGGGCTGATCTATTCCAAGCTCGCCAGGAATGACGACAAGCGCGTCGCGGCCTACCGGGAGCGGGCGGCCTTGTTTGCCAAGGATATCCGCCACTGGTTCGATGAGGATGGCGGCACGCTGGCCTTTGGGCGGAGCCTTACCTATCGCTTTGCCTGTGGCGGCATCTGGGGGGCACTGGCCTTTGCCGATCTCGAAGCCCTGCCCTGGGGCGAGATCAAGGGGCAGTTCATGCGCCATCTGCGCTGGTGGAGTACCCAGCCGATTGCCAATCGCGACGGTGTGCTGTCGGTGGGCTATGGCTATCCCAACCTGATCATGAGCGAAAATTACAATTCGGCGGGTTCGCCCTATTGGGCGCTCAAGGCGTTTTTGCCGCTGGCTTTGCCGGCTGACCATCCATTCTGGACGGCGGAGGAGGCTCCCGCGGTGACGCCGAGCGAGCCGGTGCCGCTCAAGCATCCGGGCATGGTGGTGCAGCACACGGCAGGCAATGTGGTGGCCCTGTCGAGCGGGCAGCAGAATTGGCAGATGCGCTGGGGCGCAGAGAAATATGCCAAATTCGTCTATTCCTCGCGCTATGGCTTTTCGGTCGAGAGCGATGAGCGGGCCTATAACGGGGCGGCTTTCGACGGCATGCTGGGGTTGAGCGATGATGGCCGGCATTATCGCGTGCGCGAGAGCAATGAGGTGGCCCAGATTGCCGGCCATACGCTCTTTGCCCAATGGAAGCCCTGGGCCGATGTGAGCGTCGAGACTTGGCTCGTGCCGCAGGGCGATTGGCATGTGCGGGTACACAGGATTACCACGCCCCGCGCCCTTCATGGCACTGAAGGCGGGTTCGCCATCGGCCGGGCCGACCTCAATGCGGATAAGCTCAGCGAGGGGGCCGGGCGGGCGGTGGCGCGCAGCCAGAGCGATGTGAGCGCCATTGTCGATCTTGGCGGGCAGCGCGATGGGCGGGCGCAGAAGGCGCTGCCCAATACCAATCTCATCGTGGCCAAAACCATCGTGCCGCAATTGCGCGGGGAGATTCCGGCGGGCACGACTGTCCTGATGACGGCGGTGTTGGCATTGCCGGCCGGTGCGGCGGCTGAAACCTCGCTCGACAAGGTGCCGGCGGCCCCCGATCTCGGAGTGCTGGAGGCGCTGATCCGGGAAGAGGGTATCGAGGTCACAGCCATTCAGGTGGCGGAGCGGTTCTGA
- a CDS encoding hydroxyacid dehydrogenase — protein sequence MMRPKLAFAMAADKTRYVFDEQALARLAKTCDIVAAEPLEDFSAAGARAVLGQIDILVTGWGCPVVTAAVVAAAPNLKLIAHAAGTVKFTLDPAVYEAGIVVTHAADANAVPVAEFTLASIIYANKRVFELRDLYRADHSRRSTYAVMDEPIGNYHRTIGLVGASRIGRRVAKFLEGFDFTVLLSDPFVSANDPITKSVELVDLDTLMARSDVVSIHAPSLPSTRAMIGARQLKLMKDGAAFINTARGALIDEAALIAELRTGRIHAVIDVTDPEIPEAGSPFYDLPNVFLTPHVAGAVGTERQRLGQMAIEEIERFVAGRPLEYAVVPEALERLA from the coding sequence CTGATGCGACCAAAACTCGCCTTCGCCATGGCGGCGGACAAGACCAGATATGTGTTCGACGAGCAGGCGCTCGCCCGGCTGGCGAAAACTTGCGATATCGTTGCGGCTGAACCGCTGGAGGATTTTTCAGCAGCCGGGGCCCGGGCCGTGCTGGGGCAGATCGATATTCTGGTAACCGGCTGGGGCTGCCCGGTGGTAACGGCCGCGGTGGTGGCGGCGGCGCCGAACCTCAAGCTGATCGCTCATGCCGCGGGAACGGTGAAGTTCACTTTGGACCCGGCGGTCTATGAGGCCGGGATTGTGGTGACGCATGCGGCCGACGCCAATGCGGTGCCGGTGGCCGAGTTCACGCTGGCCTCGATCATCTATGCCAATAAGCGGGTGTTCGAGCTGCGCGATCTCTACCGCGCCGATCACAGCCGGCGCTCGACCTATGCGGTGATGGATGAGCCGATCGGCAATTATCATCGCACGATCGGGCTGGTGGGCGCCTCGCGCATCGGGCGGCGGGTGGCCAAGTTCCTCGAAGGGTTCGATTTCACGGTGCTGTTGAGCGATCCCTTTGTCAGCGCCAACGATCCCATTACCAAAAGCGTTGAGCTGGTTGATCTCGATACGCTGATGGCGCGTTCCGATGTGGTGAGCATTCATGCCCCGTCCTTGCCCTCGACCCGGGCGATGATTGGGGCAAGGCAGCTCAAGCTGATGAAGGACGGGGCTGCGTTCATCAATACGGCGCGCGGTGCGCTGATCGATGAGGCGGCGCTGATTGCCGAATTGCGCACTGGGCGCATTCATGCGGTGATCGATGTGACCGATCCCGAGATTCCCGAGGCGGGCTCGCCGTTCTATGATCTGCCCAATGTGTTCCTGACCCCGCATGTGGCGGGGGCAGTGGGCACCGAAAGGCAGCGGCTGGGGCAGATGGCCATCGAGGAAATCGAGCGGTTTGTCGCGGGGCGGCCACTGGAATATGCGGTGGTGCCGGAGGCGTTGGAACGACTGGCCTGA